GGTTTGTGCGACTACACCGATTTATGAAACGAGACGACGGAGGCGTGGTCAACAACCCGTTGCGCGTCAACATTGCCCTGACGCTTGAGCGGGAGAGAGCTAGGCGTGGCCTCTCCCATATGCACATGGCCGAGCTGTTTCGGACCGCCGAGGGCGAAAAGCTGGCCTATCGAACCTACATTCAGACGGTGCGTCAGAAAAATAATGTCACATTGACGACACTGCAGATCATGGCAAACGGCTTGCAAGTGTCCTTTGCAGGACTACTCGCCGGCGGCAAGAAAGTTCCGGAATGGGCGCACCAGTTGGACGACAATGCGATCCGCAAGCGTCTGGCACACATAATCGATTTTGAGCGAAAACGACGCACCTTGCACCGCTACGAGATGGCCGAGCTCATCGGCGTAGCCGAGGCGACATTCGTGAAATTGGAGCGCGCGAGCGGCAATATCAGCGTGGACACGATTGCCGCGATTGCCAAGGCGTTGAAACTTGATCCAGCGACCTTCCTCTTTTCCGATAAGCTCAAGGCAGATGGAAAGCCGTCCTTGAAGGAGGCCGAAAAAGGTTGAACAAGATCGCCGACACTTTCGGCCGCAATCTCCCAGTTCGCGACAGCCCGGCTGGCTCTATTTTCAGGGCCAGGCAGCGGCACGCTTCTTCACAAGGTTGCTGAGCCAATCGGGGTCCATTTCAGGCACCGAGGACAATAGCAGGTCTGTGTATGGATGATGTGGCGGCCGAAACATCTGTTCCTTAGGGCCCTGCTCGATGACTTGACCGTTCTGCATCACGACCACCTCATCGGCTATCGCACGCACTGTGGCAAGGTCATGGGTGATGAACATATAAGCCAGATCGAACTCACTCTGGAGCCGATCCAGCAGCTTGAGAATGTCCTCA
The window above is part of the Mesorhizobium loti genome. Proteins encoded here:
- a CDS encoding Transcriptional regulator ydcN, encoding MVNNPLRVNIALTLERERARRGLSHMHMAELFRTAEGEKLAYRTYIQTVRQKNNVTLTTLQIMANGLQVSFAGLLAGGKKVPEWAHQLDDNAIRKRLAHIIDFERKRRTLHRYEMAELIGVAEATFVKLERASGNISVDTIAAIAKALKLDPATFLFSDKLKADGKPSLKEAEKG